A region of bacterium DNA encodes the following proteins:
- a CDS encoding Trk family potassium uptake protein, translated as MHRKMHDKSNQNAKMVENFLGELMKSTEESINDLFTSRKDARKGALANLTPALRLVAAFAIIISTGTLLLLIPWAVPTDQPLSLVDALFTATSAVCVTGLIVRDTAMAFTPFGQVIILLLIQVGGLGYMIMASMAAILLGRRIGVSDKVAIRQALNLDTGEGMLKFVRNAVLVTLSLEFIGAIIITATYWGDHSPGRAIVLGVFHAISGFNNAGFCLFSDNLMSQGNHTLVVATISFLAILGGLGYMVIHELLYWHKKERKKLSVHARLVLITTSALVVIGALVFYFTADMDWGQALFLSAVGRTSGFNIQDTGALAPRVQFFMTPLMFIGASPGGTGGGIKTTTFAIMCLAIWATLRGRNEIVVFRRHLSQNIIYKSLIIFLIMSVFLVVFTLLLEIMENLDVGKILFEMTSAFGTVGLSMGDGGNLSMSALFSTSGKLLVTAAMFFGRLGPITIGLAAALYTRNSHMKYPEGKVSIG; from the coding sequence ATGCATAGGAAAATGCATGACAAATCCAATCAAAATGCTAAAATGGTTGAAAATTTTTTAGGGGAATTGATGAAATCAACCGAAGAATCCATCAACGATTTGTTTACATCGCGCAAGGATGCCCGCAAGGGCGCCCTTGCCAATCTTACCCCGGCGCTTCGCTTGGTGGCGGCTTTCGCTATTATTATATCAACCGGCACATTGCTGCTCTTGATACCGTGGGCCGTGCCGACGGATCAACCGCTATCCCTGGTGGATGCCCTTTTTACCGCGACCTCGGCGGTCTGTGTGACCGGCTTGATCGTGCGTGATACGGCCATGGCGTTTACACCGTTTGGACAGGTGATTATTTTACTGCTGATCCAGGTGGGCGGGTTGGGGTATATGATCATGGCATCCATGGCAGCCATTTTATTGGGCCGCCGCATTGGTGTGAGTGACAAGGTTGCCATTCGGCAGGCCTTGAATCTCGATACCGGCGAGGGCATGCTGAAATTCGTGCGCAATGCCGTTTTGGTGACGTTATCTCTCGAATTCATAGGCGCCATCATCATCACAGCAACCTATTGGGGCGATCATTCACCCGGCCGGGCCATTGTGCTGGGTGTTTTTCATGCCATTTCAGGATTTAATAATGCCGGGTTCTGTCTCTTTTCAGACAATTTAATGTCTCAGGGAAATCATACCTTGGTGGTGGCCACCATTTCTTTTCTGGCGATTCTCGGCGGATTGGGATATATGGTGATTCATGAATTGCTCTATTGGCATAAAAAAGAACGGAAAAAATTATCAGTGCACGCCCGATTGGTTTTGATTACCACGTCTGCATTGGTTGTGATCGGTGCACTGGTGTTTTATTTCACGGCGGATATGGATTGGGGTCAAGCGTTGTTTCTTTCCGCAGTGGGCCGGACATCCGGTTTTAATATTCAGGATACCGGTGCTTTGGCGCCGCGTGTACAGTTTTTTATGACGCCCTTGATGTTTATTGGCGCTTCACCCGGCGGGACCGGCGGGGGCATCAAGACTACTACGTTTGCCATCATGTGTCTGGCAATTTGGGCTACGCTGAGGGGGCGAAATGAAATTGTTGTTTTTCGCCGCCATCTTTCACAAAATATCATTTATAAATCATTGATTATTTTTCTGATCATGAGTGTTTTTCTTGTTGTTTTCACCTTGCTGTTGGAAATCATGGAAAACCTGGATGTGGGAAAAATATTATTCGAGATGACATCAGCGTTTGGAACAGTAGGTTTATCCATGGGTGATGGCGGCAATTTAAGTATGTCGGCTTTGTTTTCCACTTCCGGAAAACTTTTGGTGACTGCCGCGATGTTTTTTGGCCGTTTGGGCCCGATTACCATTGGTTTGGCGGCGGCGCTTTATACGCGGAATTCGCACATGAAATATCCGGAAGGGAAAGTGAGCATCGGATAA
- a CDS encoding putative ABC transporter permease, whose amino-acid sequence MSNMKYYQLRLFLIRFFIIGMTSYIVEIYFTGTISLIKAIYSYFTVPNYIFDLNQATQGHVGIFAFFVYCWAAIPFTFMTNPLKKIIKNDLIIPNAGRVIRGIIYGLVFMLIEFVIGLFMVYVLHTRAWDYRNLPLNVLGIVTFSFLPAWTIAGMIGEWFHDRLLQIDDILLNPGLFNRENILGGFNNYQFKMKQKLAVKQAKKNLAL is encoded by the coding sequence ATGTCCAATATGAAATACTATCAGTTGAGATTATTTTTAATTCGATTTTTTATTATCGGGATGACTTCGTATATTGTAGAAATATATTTTACCGGAACCATTTCACTAATTAAAGCGATCTATAGTTATTTCACGGTGCCGAATTACATCTTTGACCTGAACCAGGCCACCCAAGGGCATGTTGGGATTTTTGCTTTTTTTGTTTATTGTTGGGCTGCGATCCCTTTCACTTTTATGACCAATCCACTGAAAAAAATCATAAAAAATGATTTGATTATCCCGAATGCCGGGCGGGTGATTAGAGGCATTATCTACGGTTTGGTATTCATGTTGATCGAATTTGTGATCGGGCTTTTTATGGTCTATGTTCTGCATACCCGTGCCTGGGATTACAGAAACTTGCCGTTGAACGTGCTCGGAATCGTTACGTTTTCTTTTCTTCCGGCCTGGACCATTGCAGGCATGATTGGGGAGTGGTTCCATGACCGGCTTTTGCAGATCGACGACATACTTTTGAATCCAGGTTTGTTCAATCGGGAAAACATCCTGGGAGGGTTTAATAATTATCAATTTAAAATGAAGCAAAAACTGGCAGTGAAGCAGGCGAAAAAAAATCTTGCCCTGTGA
- a CDS encoding B12-binding domain-containing radical SAM protein, with the protein MNILLVYPQHPETFWSFKYALKFVGKKSAFPPLGLLTIAAMLPEDWNLKLVDLNVQKLHDRDLHWADYVFMSAISIQHDSVLNIIKQCQKAKVKIVAGGPLFTTAHTDFPGIDHFILNEAELTLPQFIQDIQRGQTQHLYASNQFSQLCQTPIPRWDLIKQSKYATMSIQYSRGCPFNCDFCDITKLYGKKTRVKSQTQIIAELDQIYSTHWKGSVFFVDDNFIGNKQELKKNVLPAIIKWMKQHRYPFTFFTQASINLADDDDLLKQMVTAGFDMVFIGIESPNEASLTECLKSQNTNRDLLDSIKKCQQAGLQVQGGFIVGFDSDPLTIFNQHIRFIQQSGITTAMVGLLHAMKGTQLFQRLENENRILKTSTGDNTDFSVNFIPKMDMKVLVDGYKEIINHIYSPANYYKRVITFLKNFNVPQVHPPKFKFKLMIAFFRSVIRLGIIGQERVHYWKLVFWSLFNRPASFPLAINLAITGFHFRKVFKNINA; encoded by the coding sequence ATGAATATACTATTGGTTTACCCCCAGCATCCGGAAACTTTTTGGAGTTTTAAATATGCACTAAAATTCGTTGGCAAAAAATCCGCTTTCCCGCCATTAGGATTGCTCACCATCGCTGCGATGCTGCCGGAAGATTGGAATTTAAAGCTGGTTGACTTAAATGTCCAGAAATTACATGACCGGGATTTGCACTGGGCGGATTATGTTTTCATGAGTGCCATTTCCATTCAACATGATTCCGTTCTCAACATTATTAAACAGTGCCAAAAAGCCAAGGTTAAAATCGTGGCCGGTGGGCCGTTATTTACGACTGCGCACACTGATTTCCCGGGTATTGATCACTTCATATTAAACGAAGCGGAATTAACCTTACCGCAATTCATACAGGATATTCAGCGCGGCCAGACACAACACTTATATGCCTCAAATCAATTTTCACAACTGTGCCAAACGCCTATTCCCCGCTGGGATTTGATCAAACAAAGCAAGTATGCCACCATGAGTATCCAGTATTCACGCGGTTGTCCCTTCAACTGCGACTTTTGCGACATCACCAAGCTTTACGGGAAAAAAACCCGCGTAAAATCCCAAACGCAAATCATCGCTGAATTGGACCAAATCTACAGCACCCATTGGAAAGGCTCGGTCTTTTTTGTTGATGATAATTTCATCGGGAACAAACAGGAACTCAAAAAAAACGTCCTCCCGGCAATTATCAAATGGATGAAACAACACCGTTATCCCTTCACTTTCTTTACGCAAGCTTCCATCAATTTAGCCGATGATGATGACCTCCTAAAACAGATGGTAACTGCCGGATTTGATATGGTTTTTATCGGCATTGAGTCACCCAATGAAGCGAGCCTGACCGAATGTTTGAAAAGCCAAAACACCAACCGTGATCTGCTTGATTCGATTAAAAAATGTCAGCAAGCCGGCTTACAGGTCCAGGGAGGATTTATTGTCGGTTTCGACAGTGATCCGCTCACTATTTTCAATCAGCACATTCGTTTCATTCAGCAAAGCGGCATTACCACTGCAATGGTGGGATTGCTCCACGCCATGAAAGGCACGCAATTATTTCAGCGTCTGGAAAATGAAAACCGTATTTTAAAGACATCGACCGGCGACAATACGGATTTCTCCGTCAACTTCATCCCCAAAATGGATATGAAGGTTTTGGTTGACGGCTACAAAGAAATAATCAACCATATTTATTCTCCCGCCAATTATTACAAACGGGTTATTACTTTTCTGAAAAACTTCAATGTCCCGCAAGTCCACCCGCCCAAATTTAAATTTAAGTTAATGATTGCTTTTTTCCGTTCGGTCATACGCCTAGGAATTATCGGCCAAGAGCGCGTCCACTATTGGAAACTGGTATTCTGGTCATTGTTTAACCGCCCGGCTTCTTTCCCCTTGGCCATCAATCTGGCAATTACCGGGTTCCATTTTCGCAAGGTTTTTAAAAACATCAATGCATGA
- a CDS encoding transposase produces the protein MRRNRKLTRLPDYDYSRTGMYFVTICPHDHAAWFGQNQDGQIILNQCGKIVEEQWKWLANQYNYISLDEYIIMPDHFHGIINLVGNGYVVGNGRDHSLQHNHSLQHKIKPLPELIGAFKTTSSKLIHKTGYVDFKWQKSFYDHIIRNEIDLIRIRKYIHNNPIMKEIGLTL, from the coding sequence ATGCGCCGTAACAGAAAATTAACCCGATTACCTGATTATGATTATTCAAGAACCGGAATGTATTTTGTTACCATTTGTCCACATGATCATGCAGCATGGTTTGGTCAGAATCAAGATGGACAAATCATATTGAATCAATGCGGAAAAATTGTTGAAGAACAATGGAAATGGCTGGCAAATCAGTATAATTATATCTCTTTAGATGAATACATCATCATGCCCGATCACTTTCATGGAATCATTAACCTCGTAGGGAATGGTTATGTTGTAGGGAATGGTCGCGACCATTCCCTACAACATAACCATTCCCTACAACATAAAATCAAACCTTTGCCGGAATTAATTGGTGCATTTAAAACCACCAGTTCAAAATTAATTCACAAAACCGGATATGTTGATTTCAAATGGCAAAAATCATTTTATGATCATATCATCCGCAATGAAATAGATTTAATCAGAATACGGAAATACATACACAACAATCCGATTATGAAAGAAATTGGTTTAACATTGTAG
- a CDS encoding YggS family pyridoxal phosphate-dependent enzyme: protein MSIKENYLQVSRAISDHVEIVLAAKMKSADEISEALSTGADIIGENYVQEAERMQAALGERAGKVKWHMIGSLQKNKINKAVKIFDCIQTVDSAGLADEINKRAQVMQKKVAVYIEVNIGSEYTKSGVEPDYDIIEKLARHIAGLDCLKLEGLMTMGPRVGDPEKVRPFFRKIKKYYEQLKKAGIPNTDLKCLSMGMSNSYKIAIEEGANMVRLGTVVFGARSCETKNAVEGEKENRIERR from the coding sequence ATGAGTATAAAAGAAAATTATTTACAAGTTAGCAGGGCAATTTCTGATCACGTGGAAATTGTTTTGGCCGCTAAAATGAAGAGCGCGGACGAAATAAGTGAAGCCCTTTCGACGGGAGCGGACATTATTGGGGAAAACTACGTGCAGGAAGCAGAAAGAATGCAAGCAGCGTTGGGGGAAAGAGCCGGAAAAGTCAAGTGGCACATGATTGGATCTTTGCAGAAAAACAAGATTAATAAAGCAGTGAAAATATTCGATTGCATACAAACCGTTGATTCAGCCGGACTCGCAGATGAGATAAACAAAAGGGCGCAGGTTATGCAAAAGAAGGTGGCGGTTTATATTGAGGTGAATATCGGCAGTGAGTATACAAAATCGGGAGTTGAACCGGACTATGACATCATTGAAAAACTGGCCAGACATATTGCGGGTCTGGATTGCTTAAAACTGGAGGGATTAATGACCATGGGTCCAAGGGTGGGGGACCCGGAAAAGGTAAGGCCTTTTTTTAGGAAGATCAAAAAATATTATGAACAATTGAAAAAGGCGGGTATTCCCAATACTGATTTGAAATGTCTTTCCATGGGCATGTCCAATTCCTACAAGATCGCCATTGAAGAAGGCGCGAATATGGTGAGGTTGGGAACGGTTGTATTTGGCGCGAGAAGCTGCGAGACAAAAAATGCGGTCGAAGGTGAAAAAGAAAATCGGATAGAAAGGAGGTAA
- a CDS encoding radical SAM protein, which translates to MSEQAVTQACPVHDTLSPQPRPTGNFCAAPWIEGVLKQNGDLQACCRNLNVLGNWQKDGLRTAWHSKAFQAFRNQIASGIFPDDQCQKCFLNGTARNLANELAAPFNRNRQVLYQFTKESLPLLDAAESLLTLTEISPASASTLKTYMLVLETFENSCSLLHDYPAEVEQAVQKLMVIGRIIEAFLNHDPTPPDIVPYRQVGLQAKCNARCIHCMFLPNREIIEGPELAPKHIDEAFYGSNQIIDFFMHGSEFLCYCSWKSIARHLKNHGVPLGISTNGIALTPPNIMFLIDHKIIHALNISLDGATRETVERIRVNVKFDRLIQQIRFLLDYSNEKNYFFALIFSFVLMKQNYHELPGMIRLMGELLDKRKSPIAYVSCQSLIFYPDPRYEAFTAQEHHTCIPLEALLAMFHDAQKASHETGIQTNVFSYPTIDAFIEAGCPIPTLDNKIILLEKQCAVAT; encoded by the coding sequence ATGTCCGAGCAAGCAGTCACACAAGCATGTCCTGTGCACGACACTCTATCTCCCCAGCCCCGGCCCACCGGAAATTTCTGCGCCGCCCCCTGGATCGAAGGGGTCCTCAAACAAAATGGTGACTTGCAAGCCTGCTGCCGCAATTTAAATGTGCTCGGCAACTGGCAAAAAGACGGACTCCGGACTGCCTGGCACAGCAAAGCATTTCAGGCATTTAGAAATCAAATCGCAAGCGGTATTTTCCCGGACGACCAGTGCCAAAAATGTTTTTTAAACGGCACGGCCCGCAATCTGGCCAATGAATTGGCTGCGCCTTTCAACCGGAACCGGCAGGTATTATATCAATTCACAAAAGAAAGCCTGCCCCTGCTTGATGCCGCAGAATCGCTGCTCACCCTGACTGAAATTTCCCCGGCCAGTGCAAGCACCCTCAAAACATACATGCTTGTCTTGGAAACTTTCGAAAACAGTTGCTCCCTGCTTCATGACTATCCGGCGGAAGTAGAACAGGCTGTTCAAAAGCTCATGGTCATCGGCCGCATTATCGAAGCTTTTTTAAACCATGACCCAACCCCGCCTGACATCGTGCCTTACCGGCAGGTCGGTTTGCAGGCCAAGTGCAATGCCCGGTGCATCCACTGCATGTTTTTACCCAACCGTGAAATCATCGAAGGTCCGGAACTGGCTCCCAAGCACATTGACGAGGCTTTTTACGGGAGCAACCAGATCATTGATTTTTTCATGCACGGCTCGGAGTTTCTCTGCTATTGTTCCTGGAAAAGTATTGCCAGGCATTTGAAAAACCATGGCGTTCCGCTGGGCATTTCAACCAATGGTATCGCTTTAACTCCCCCAAACATCATGTTTTTAATTGACCATAAAATCATCCACGCCTTGAACATCAGCCTGGACGGCGCCACCAGGGAAACTGTTGAACGTATCCGCGTCAATGTGAAATTTGACCGCCTGATTCAACAAATCCGTTTTTTGCTGGATTACAGCAATGAGAAAAACTATTTCTTTGCCCTGATTTTTTCCTTTGTCCTGATGAAACAAAATTATCACGAACTGCCCGGTATGATCCGGTTAATGGGAGAACTGCTGGACAAACGAAAATCACCGATTGCCTATGTTTCATGCCAATCATTAATCTTCTATCCCGATCCCCGGTATGAAGCCTTTACGGCCCAGGAACACCATACCTGCATCCCACTGGAAGCATTGCTTGCCATGTTCCATGACGCCCAAAAAGCGTCGCATGAAACCGGGATCCAGACCAATGTATTTTCCTACCCAACCATCGACGCCTTCATTGAAGCCGGCTGCCCCATCCCCACCCTGGACAATAAAATCATCCTATTGGAGAAACAGTGTGCGGTCGCAACTTAA
- a CDS encoding virulence RhuM family protein yields the protein MNNSEILLYQNPDGTIKIDVRLEDETVWLSQEQMAMLFGKGRSTITEHILNVYEEGELEQNRTCRKFRQVRQEGSRKVEREIDYYNLDVIISVGYRVKSPQGTQFRIWATQRLKEYIIKGFALNDDRFKSGDFMNYFNELQDRLREIRLSERFFYQKIKDIYTTSIDYNPKDEKTIDFFKMVQNKLLWAISQQTAAELVYRRVDASLPLLGMQFLDKKSSEAVKKSDVSIAKNYLNEDEIKLLGLLVEQYLAFAETMAQQHTPMYMKNWIERLDVILQLNDRELLNHAGKISRDMALEKAGAEFEKHSVAQKQIEHKQSLNEIEADIKKMRKPE from the coding sequence ATGAACAACAGCGAAATTCTCCTCTACCAAAACCCTGACGGTACTATCAAAATTGATGTCCGTCTGGAAGATGAGACGGTCTGGCTTTCGCAAGAGCAAATGGCAATGCTGTTTGGCAAAGGCAGGAGTACTATAACCGAGCATATATTAAATGTTTATGAAGAAGGCGAATTGGAGCAAAATCGAACTTGTCGGAAATTCCGACAGGTTCGTCAGGAAGGCAGCCGGAAGGTAGAACGAGAGATTGATTACTACAACCTCGATGTCATTATATCCGTTGGATATCGGGTCAAATCTCCGCAAGGTACTCAATTCCGCATTTGGGCAACGCAGCGGCTCAAGGAATATATCATAAAGGGTTTTGCACTCAATGATGACCGTTTTAAATCAGGCGATTTCATGAATTATTTCAATGAATTGCAAGACCGTCTGCGCGAAATACGCCTTTCGGAACGTTTTTTTTACCAGAAGATCAAAGACATTTATACCACCAGTATTGATTACAACCCCAAAGATGAAAAAACCATAGATTTTTTTAAAATGGTACAAAATAAATTGCTTTGGGCTATTAGCCAACAAACAGCTGCCGAACTGGTGTATCGCAGGGTTGATGCGTCACTGCCATTATTGGGCATGCAATTCCTTGATAAAAAGAGCTCGGAAGCAGTTAAAAAATCAGATGTAAGCATAGCTAAAAATTATCTGAACGAAGATGAAATAAAATTACTCGGCTTATTAGTTGAACAGTATTTGGCATTTGCCGAGACCATGGCGCAACAACATACGCCTATGTATATGAAAAACTGGATTGAGCGGCTCGATGTTATCTTGCAACTTAATGACAGGGAATTGCTTAACCATGCAGGGAAAATAAGCCGTGACATGGCATTGGAAAAAGCAGGTGCGGAATTTGAAAAACACAGTGTTGCCCAAAAACAGATCGAACACAAACAAAGCCTCAACGAAATTGAAGCGGATATAAAAAAAATGAGGAAGCCGGAATAA
- a CDS encoding YaiI/YqxD family protein translates to MQLFMDADACPRVIKEIVYRAIARVKLPLIMITNQTMSVPQSPFITLINVDAGADMADDKIVELVQPGDLVITADIPLADRVVDKDAYALDPRGAFHTKETIKQRLAIRNLMDHLRNSGIPTGGPAGFNPKDRKAFADQLDKFIAKQ, encoded by the coding sequence TTGCAACTCTTCATGGATGCGGATGCCTGCCCCCGGGTAATCAAAGAGATTGTCTATCGCGCTATTGCCCGAGTAAAGCTGCCGCTGATTATGATTACCAACCAAACGATGTCCGTGCCCCAGTCACCCTTCATCACGCTGATCAATGTCGATGCCGGGGCTGACATGGCTGATGATAAAATTGTCGAATTGGTCCAACCGGGTGATTTGGTAATCACTGCGGATATCCCGCTGGCAGACCGCGTTGTTGACAAGGATGCATACGCGCTTGATCCCAGAGGAGCTTTCCATACCAAAGAAACCATCAAACAGCGTCTGGCAATACGCAATCTGATGGATCATTTAAGAAACAGCGGCATCCCAACCGGCGGTCCGGCAGGTTTCAATCCTAAAGACCGCAAAGCCTTTGCCGATCAACTGGATAAATTTATTGCCAAACAGTGA